From the candidate division WOR-3 bacterium genome, one window contains:
- a CDS encoding DUF4097 family beta strand repeat-containing protein — protein sequence MDERERILRLLEEGKITAEEAIRLLELLSKKEKRTSFFEIFEEIPEVISEIFIKIGDSLKTHYETLFLSPREKIIIESVSGDIEIFGKEISEIRIEKTGFSKVNSEKEFLKISSLKGNLKIETNCQTEIKFSTISGRLAIFSIKKGIDFQTFSGKVFGKNLSGKIKGETISGDIELIVDDFSQIELATKSGEILLELKENIEANLEFFGKREKLDCEFSIEIIEEKENYLKGVINKQGNLIKIRNEFGKTKIRKSNL from the coding sequence ATGGATGAAAGGGAAAGGATATTAAGGTTATTAGAAGAAGGGAAGATAACTGCTGAGGAGGCGATAAGATTATTAGAACTTTTAAGTAAGAAAGAGAAACGTACCTCTTTTTTTGAAATCTTTGAAGAGATTCCGGAAGTGATAAGTGAGATTTTTATAAAGATTGGTGATTCTTTAAAAACCCATTATGAGACCCTTTTTCTTTCTCCGCGCGAGAAGATAATTATTGAAAGTGTTAGTGGTGATATTGAAATTTTTGGCAAAGAGATTTCCGAGATAAGAATTGAAAAAACTGGTTTTAGTAAAGTAAATAGTGAAAAGGAATTTTTAAAAATTTCCTCTTTAAAAGGTAACTTAAAGATTGAAACTAATTGCCAAACAGAAATAAAATTTTCAACGATTAGTGGTCGATTAGCGATTTTTTCCATTAAGAAAGGAATAGATTTCCAAACATTTTCTGGAAAGGTTTTTGGAAAAAATCTTTCGGGTAAGATTAAAGGTGAAACGATTTCGGGCGATATTGAGTTAATTGTTGATGACTTTTCTCAAATAGAATTGGCGACGAAGAGTGGTGAAATATTATTAGAATTGAAAGAAAATATCGAAGCCAATTTAGAATTTTTTGGTAAAAGAGAAAAATTGGATTGTGAATTTTCCATAGAGATTATTGAAGAGAAAGAAAACTATTTAAAAGGAGTGATTAACAAACAAGGAAACTTGATAAAAATAAGAAATGAATTTGGCAAAACAAAAATAAGAAAAAGCAACTTATGA
- a CDS encoding MTH1187 family thiamine-binding protein → MAIVDISVVPVGTNTPSVSNFVKEAVEIIKKSGLKYQVNPMGTTIEGDLVKIFDLIKVIHQHLFVLGCQRVLTTIKIDERIDKYQTMEDKVKKVISE, encoded by the coding sequence ATGGCAATTGTTGATATTAGTGTTGTGCCGGTAGGCACTAACACACCAAGTGTGAGTAATTTTGTAAAAGAGGCTGTCGAGATTATCAAAAAATCGGGTTTAAAATATCAGGTAAATCCGATGGGCACAACGATTGAAGGTGATTTGGTAAAAATCTTTGATTTAATAAAGGTAATTCATCAACACCTTTTTGTTCTTGGTTGCCAAAGGGTATTAACGACTATTAAGATTGATGAGCGGATTGATAAATATCAGACAATGGAGGATAAAGTAAAAAAAGTAATTAGTGAATAG
- a CDS encoding deoxyhypusine synthase, producing MKKEFLKEPTKPFEVNSDDSIYDILKKMEKISFQGRTLALALNIWEKMLLDDVIIFFGLAGAMIPAGMRKIIVYLIKERLIDCLVSTGANLFHDIHEIRGKYHYLGNPCVDDTLLRKCKIDRIYDTFASEDEFIETDNFIISLCEKFDQKRLYTTREFLYLLGKELSQFKEEGILNTAYKYNLPIYCPAIGDSSIGIALTEGKRKGKLDIKFDIIKDVYETAYLTSLKKSGVIYIGGGVPKNFIQQTEVTAPYIGFKTYGHSYAIQFTMDSPQWGGLSGCTFSEAQSWGKIALDAKMITCYCDATIALPIIVSALAQKKIKREKVIQFKDLDKENFKVI from the coding sequence ATGAAAAAGGAATTTTTAAAAGAACCGACAAAACCTTTTGAGGTAAATTCTGATGATTCGATATACGATATCTTAAAGAAGATGGAAAAGATTTCTTTTCAGGGAAGGACATTGGCATTAGCGTTAAACATTTGGGAAAAGATGCTTTTGGATGATGTGATAATCTTTTTTGGCTTAGCGGGCGCAATGATTCCGGCAGGAATGAGAAAGATAATTGTCTATCTAATAAAAGAGCGGCTAATTGATTGTCTTGTTTCTACGGGTGCCAATCTTTTTCACGATATTCACGAAATAAGGGGAAAGTATCATTATCTTGGAAATCCTTGTGTGGATGATACTTTATTAAGAAAATGTAAGATTGATAGAATTTATGATACCTTTGCTAGTGAAGATGAGTTTATTGAGACCGATAATTTTATTATTTCTCTTTGTGAAAAGTTTGATCAAAAGAGATTATATACAACAAGAGAATTCCTTTATCTTTTGGGTAAAGAACTATCCCAATTTAAAGAAGAAGGAATTTTAAATACGGCTTATAAATATAATCTTCCAATTTATTGTCCGGCGATTGGTGATTCTTCAATTGGTATTGCCTTAACCGAAGGAAAAAGAAAAGGAAAATTGGATATTAAATTTGATATAATAAAAGATGTTTATGAGACCGCTTATCTCACTTCTTTAAAAAAATCTGGAGTTATCTATATTGGTGGTGGTGTGCCCAAGAATTTTATCCAGCAGACCGAAGTGACCGCACCTTATATTGGATTTAAAACTTATGGCCATTCTTATGCGATTCAATTTACAATGGATTCACCCCAGTGGGGAGGTCTTTCTGGTTGTACTTTTTCAGAAGCCCAATCTTGGGGAAAGATTGCCTTAGATGCGAAGATGATTACCTGTTATTGTGATGCTACAATTGCTTTACCAATTATTGTTTCTGCTTTGGCACAGAAAAAGATAAAGAGAGAGAAAGTTATTCAATTTAAAGATTTAGATAAAGAGAATTTTAAAGTAATTTAA
- a CDS encoding SBBP repeat-containing protein: MKVNNLKFFLLTFLSLIPTLLFSQVDTAWVRRYNGPTNGNDSATALFVDNNGNVYVTGYSQGSGTYYDYATLKYDANGNLLWIRRYNGPGNGYDYATALFVDNNGNVYVTGYSQGSGTYYDYATIKYIQEQPGMSEGKIKREEKSGFYEAKKTYDVSGKLVKENKLKKVSIL; the protein is encoded by the coding sequence ATGAAAGTAAATAACTTAAAATTTTTTCTTTTAACTTTTCTTTCTCTTATTCCTACTCTTTTATTCTCCCAGGTTGATACTGCTTGGGTAAGAAGGTATAATGGTCCAACAAATGGTAATGATTCTGCTACCGCTCTTTTTGTTGATAACAATGGCAATGTCTATGTTACTGGTTATAGTCAGGGCTCTGGCACTTATTATGACTATGCGACCTTGAAGTATGATGCAAATGGCAACTTATTATGGATAAGAAGGTATAATGGTCCAGGAAATGGTTATGATTATGCGACTGCTCTTTTTGTTGATAACAATGGTAATGTGTATGTTACTGGTTATAGTCAGGGCTCTGGCACTTATTATGACTATGCGACAATTAAGTATATTCAAGAACAACCGGGTATGAGTGAAGGGAAGATAAAAAGAGAAGAGAAATCAGGTTTTTATGAAGCCAAGAAAACCTACGATGTTTCTGGCAAACTTGTAAAAGAAAACAAACTAAAAAAGGTATCTATTTTGTAA
- a CDS encoding arginine decarboxylase, pyruvoyl-dependent: protein MVPKRVFFTKGVGKHRDRLSSFEAALRDAGIAQFNIVQVSSILPPGCKIISKQQGLRYIMPGEIIFCVMSTNATNEPHRLIAASVGVAIPRDKNQYGYLSEYHSFGESEVKAGEYAEDLAAQMLATTLGVEFDPNTSYDERKEIWKISGKIYRTMNITQTAIGDKNGLWTTVIACAVLIP, encoded by the coding sequence ATGGTTCCCAAAAGAGTCTTTTTTACTAAAGGGGTTGGCAAACACCGGGATCGACTTTCTTCTTTTGAAGCGGCTTTGCGGGATGCCGGTATTGCCCAGTTTAATATTGTTCAGGTGTCAAGTATTTTACCACCTGGTTGTAAGATTATCTCCAAGCAGCAGGGTTTGAGATATATTATGCCAGGAGAAATTATTTTCTGTGTAATGAGTACTAATGCCACTAATGAGCCCCATCGGTTGATTGCTGCTTCGGTTGGTGTGGCGATTCCACGGGATAAAAATCAGTATGGTTATCTTTCAGAATACCATTCCTTTGGTGAATCAGAGGTGAAGGCCGGAGAGTATGCTGAAGACTTGGCAGCCCAAATGTTGGCCACCACCTTAGGAGTAGAGTTTGATCCAAATACCAGTTATGATGAGCGAAAAGAGATTTGGAAGATTTCGGGCAAAATCTATCGGACAATGAATATTACCCAAACAGCGATTGGTGATAAAAATGGTCTTTGGACAACCGTAATTGCCTGTGCGGTTTTGATACCATGA